In Drosophila simulans strain w501 chromosome 3R, Prin_Dsim_3.1, whole genome shotgun sequence, a single window of DNA contains:
- the LOC6727053 gene encoding centromere protein J: MQEAGGSPVGMPLSQEAIAQRLAALSRWQDEQKRLLQERQSNQRVLLGLEQRNMYKMLGLLHQETESRENSVLEEWDEEHSIQMPRLAADPDDHEPEIPMADPQPAKPKRPFLRRGEGLKQRFKINPDQLRLENLPRYKFANAHPQFRTPQTKKGILKKHKSPPNPAPPPATKPPAQLDLNEQRFQQMLIGKNACSSTPDLKSSYASSTTASSISPRVRFVEQKSRAGQTTHADDEASSEASPMTGVCWAKVLDTQSIKPAQIQRRSAQIRVEDDSNVSIFELLEQKATEGNIDMNSSCIRTFMARKDQRRRIADDSDHIVVTQQVRQMRLQPQVDQVLVQELQEEDEEDNEPSSDQTLTMTPIQVGNTQVRVRFSDSNDTHEYSDATSLNDGSNIQLFEQFKSALFQALEQKKKSSPSQQSEEPITKDLQEKANLVRCRLEELETEIATFKEQNAQLLRLRQQHELEKAKCTQDHMEAMERVHDEKIQAEIYLHDERMKIEEERRKFEQQMRLHKSNANSKEKKEIAALKQEVEALQLQLKQKEQAHVSAQARLRAQLRASEKEQRNYRDEIELLRRENKRLEQELVKIGRENNSKMLQEINRNIARLAPKVLPSATMSDILDENGRRTQSLDGTAGKPAKQREPHNRRQSSGSAQVRSRSRSLGRNKKGPYALDESYASSSSAEAEEVQPPVTAAKVDTPPPAANSSSDFKREITNEDGSKDIWYPNGNLKKISADGMNVRMLYFNKDIKETNIREGTVKYYYAETNTWHTSYLDGLEILEFPNGQTEHRRKDGTVEIHFPNNSIKIVDPSDTEKLEEWRYADGTHLVQLRNGDKILNLPNGQKEIHTKLNKRREYPDGTVKLVYPDGSHETRYSNGRVRLKDKDGKLIMDTDYAKY; the protein is encoded by the exons ATGCAGGAGGCTGGCGGAAGTCCTGTTGGAATGCCTCTGAGCCAGGAGGCCATCGCGCAGCGGCTGGCGGCGCTTAGTCGTTGGCAGGACGAGCAGAAGCGGCTGCTGCAGGAGCGGCAGTCCAATCAGCGCGTTTTGCTCGGCTTGGAGCAACGCAATATGTACAAAATGCTGGGACTGCTACACCAGGAGACGGAAAGCCGCGAAAACAGTGTGTTGGAGGAGTGGGACGAGGAGCACTCTATACAAATGCCGCGACTTGCGGCGGATCCGGACGACCACGAGCCAGAGATTCCAATGGCTGATCCCCAGCCGGCCAAGCCCAAACGTCCCTTTCTGCGTCGCGGCGAAGGCCTAAAGCAGCGGTTCAAGATCAATCCCGACCAGCTGCGCCTGGAAAACCTGCCGCGATACAAGTTCGCTAATGCCCACCCTCAGTTCCGCACGCCTCAAACGAAAAAGGGTATTCTCAAGAAACACAAGTCACCTCCCAATCCTGCGCCTCCACCAGCAACCAAACCCCCAGCACAGCTCGATCTCAACGAGCAGCGCTTTCAGCAGATGCTAATCGGCAAGAACGCCTGCAGTTCCACTCCAGATCTAAAGTCTTCCTACGCGTCCTCCACTACTGCCTCGAGCATCTCGCCCAGAGTTCGTTTTGTAGAGCAGAAGAGCAGGGCGGGACAAACCACTCATGCCGATGATGAAGCCTCCTCGGAGGCCAGTCCCATGACAGGAGTTTGCTGGGCTAAGGTGCTGGACACACAGAGTATAAAGCCAGCGCAAATCCAAAGACGCTCTGCTCAAATCCGAGTGGAGGATGACAGCAATGTAAGCATATTCGAGCTGCTCGAGCAGAAGGCCACTGAGGGAAACATTGATATGAATTCCAGCTGCATTCGAACTTTTATGGCGCGCAAAGATCAGCGACGCCGAATAGCCGATGACTCTGACCACATTGTAGTCACACAGCAGGTGCGTCAGATGCGATTGCAGCCGCAGGTGGACCAGGTGCTGGTACAGGAACtgcaggaggaggacgaggaggacaaCGAACCGTCCAGCGATCAGACCCTCACAATGACACCCATCCAGGTGGGGAATACCCAAGTGCGAGTGCGTTTCTCCGACTCCAATGACACGCACGAGTACTCCGATGCAACCAGTCTCAACGACGGCTCCAATATTCAGCTTTTCGAACAGTTCAAGTCCGCCCTCTTCCAGGCATTGGAACAGAAGAAGAAGTCAAGTCCCAGCCAGCAGTCGGAGGAACCCATAACCAAAGATCTTCAGGAGAAGGCCAATCTCGTTCGCTGTCGCCTCGAAGAGCTGGAGACAGAGATAGCCACCTTCAAGGAACAGAATGCCCAACTCCTCCGCCTGAGGCAGCAGCACGAATTGGAGAAGGCAAAGTGCACACAGGATCACATGGAGGCCATGGAACGCGTCCATGACGAAAAGATTCAAGCTGAAATTTATCTGCACGACGAGCGCATGAAGATCGAGGAGGAACGGCGCAAGTTCGAGCAGCAAATGCGTCTCCACAAGAGCAATGCAAACAGCAAGGAAAAGAAGGAGATAGCCGCCTTGAAGCAGGAAGTGGAGGCACTGCAGCTTCAGCTGAAGCAAAAGGAGCAGGCGCATGTCTCGGCACAGGCACGACTCCGCGCTCAACTGCGGGCCAGTGAGAAGGAGCAGCGAAACTACCGTGACGAGATCGAGCTGCTGCGCAGGGAGAACAAGCGCCTAGAGCAAGAGCTGGTCAAGATTGGGCGcgaaaacaacagcaagaTGCTGCAGGAGATCAATCGAAACATAGCCCGTCTTGCCCCCAAAGTG TTACCTTCCGCCACGATGTCCGATATCCTCGATGAGAACGGTCGGCGCACCCAGTCTCTGGACGGCACTGCTGGTAAGCCTGCCAAGCAGCGAGAGCCGCACAACCGTCGTCAGAGTAGCGGCAGTGCCCAAGTGAGAAGTCGGAGTCGCTCACTGGGCAGGAATAAGAAGGGACCATATGCTCTAGATGAGAGCTACGCCTCTAGTAGTTCTGCGGAAGCGGAGGAAGTTCAGCCGCCCGTGACCGCTGCGAAAGTTGATACCCCTCCACCGGCTGCCAACTCCAGCAGTGACTTTAAGCGGGAGATTACGAATGAGGATGGCAGCAAGGACATTTGGTACCCAAACGGCAATCTGAAAAAGATTAGCGCCGATGGCATGAACGTGCGCATGCTTTATTTCAACAAGGATATCAAGGAAACTAACATCAGGGAAGGCACAGTGAAGTATTACTACGCTGAGACCAACACTTGGCACACCTCCTACCTAGATGGTTTGGAAATACTCGAGTTTCCCAACGGGCAGACGGAACATCGCCGCAAGGACGGCACTGTCGAGATTCACTTTCCCAACAACAGCATTAAGATTGTGGATCCCAGCGATACGGAGAAACTGGAGGAGTGGCGTTACGCGGATGGAACCCATCTAGTGCAGCTCCGCAATGGTGACAAAATTCTCAATCTGCccaatggccaaaaggagaTTCATACCAAACTAAACAAGCGCAGGGAGTATCCGGACGGCACTGTGAAGCTAGTGTATCCCGATGGCAGCCACGAGACGCGCTACTCCAACGGGCGCGTTCGTTTGAAGGACAAGGATGGCAAGCTCATAATGGACACAGACTATGCAAAGTATTAG
- the LOC6727054 gene encoding MAGE-like protein 2 — MASTSRAARSQNATLSQASQQPVHVVDAKVRAILNYILDHTAQKIPIKDKDLLAVAGDKSELRSRLPLVTNLLAERFGIVLTPLDATSKTLICTAEEPVASIHELTPAQRPQFTLLYIILMYIFLRGNRIEDSKLYAMLEMLNIFPDEEHGYFGANLRKQIEETFVRQQYLKRERSQLSAYDDPKTFFLWGPRAKAEFTFEQMVQFASKLLNQHPKAFEHHLSMAQEGLNAEQ, encoded by the coding sequence ATGGCTAGCACTTCTCGCGCAGCTAGGAGCCAGAATGCCACCCTCTCGCAGGCATCTCAACAACCCGTTCATGTGGTCGACGCCAAGGTTCGCGCCATTCTAAACTACATCCTTGATCATACCGCCCAGAAGATTCCCATAAAGGACAAGGATTTGTTGGCGGTGGCTGGGGACAAGAGCGAACTGAGGAGCCGCCTGCCGCTGGTCACTAATCTGCTGGCCGAAAGATTCGGTATAGTGCTAACCCCACTGGACGCGACCTCCAAGACGTTAATCTGCACTGCGGAGGAGCCGGTGGCCTCCATTCACGAGCTGACGCCGGCTCAACGCCCGCAGTTCACGCTGCTGTATATCATTCTCATGTACATCTTCCTGCGCGGCAACCGCATCGAGGACTCGAAACTGTACGCTATGCTGGAGATGCTCAACATCTTTCCCGACGAGGAACATGGCTACTTCGGCGCCAATCTGCGCAAACAGATCGAGGAGACATTTGTGAGACAACAGTATCTGAAGCGGGAACGCTCACAGCTCAGTGCTTACGACGATCCCAAGACTTTCTTCCTTTGGGGACCACGTGCCAAGGCGGAGTTCACTTTCGAGCAAATGGTGCAATTCGCCTCCAAGCTGCTCAATCAGCATCCCAAGGCCTTCGAGCATCACCTCTCCATGGCCCAAGAAGGGCTAAACGCGGAGCAGTAG
- the LOC6727052 gene encoding glutathione S-transferase 1-1 isoform X2, with amino-acid sequence MNTCNIWQVDSAHQYGLKAAREYNINCGPIYTMKLYAVSDGPPSLAVRMCLKALDIQYQLINVDFCAMEHRSEEYSKINPQKEIPVLDDDGFYLSESIAIMQYLCDKYAPDSTLYPQDVNVRAVINQRLCFNMGFYYAPISAHSMAPIFFDYKRTPMSLKKVQNALEVFETYLERLGTKYAAGDNITIADFALISATICLEAINFDLQQYPLVNKWYETFKVEYPQLWEIANSGMQEISAFEQNPPDLSHMEHPFHPTRKSKGLK; translated from the exons ATGAACACCTGCAATATCTGGCAAGTTGATTCAGCACATCAGTATGGTTTGAAAGCTGCTCGAGAGTACAACATTAACTGTGG ACCCATATACACCATGAAACTCTACGCCGTATCCGATGGGCCGCCTTCCCTGGCCGTTCGCATGTGCCTGAAGGCCTTGGATATACAATATCAACTGATCAACGTGGACTTCTGTGCCATGGAACATCGCTCTGAGGAGTACTCGAAG ATTAATCCGCAAAAGGAGATACCCGTGCTGGACGACGACGGTTTCTATCTATCGGAGAGCATTGCCATTATGCAATACCTCTGCGACAAGTACGCGCCGGATTCAACGCTGTATCCGCAGGACGTCAATGTGAGAGCAGTGATCAATCAGCGGCTATGCTTTAACATGGGGTTCTACTACGCCCCCATATCCGCCCACAGCATGGCGCCCATTTTCTTCGACTACAAACGTACGCCCATGTCGCTGAAGAAGGTGCAGAACGCACTTGAGGTGTTCGAAACCTATTTGGAGCGACTGGGCACTAAGTACGCGGCAGGCGACAACATAACCATTGCAGACTTCGCTCTCATTTCGGCCACGATCTGCTTGGAGGCAATCAACTTTGACTTGCAGCAGTATCCGTTGGTGAACAAGTGGTACGAAACCTTCAAGGTGGAATACCCGCAGCTGTGGGAGATCGCCAATAGCGGCATGCAGGAGATAAGTGCGTTTGAGCAGAACCCACCGGATCTGTCACACATGGAGCACCCATTCCATCCGACGCGCAAGTCTAAGGGCCTGAAGTAG
- the LOC6727052 gene encoding uncharacterized protein LOC6727052 isoform X1, which produces METPVEEHGMDLSKVSVVRSAKGVDMLCVDDYLYHFDRIGRNNTYRWLCNRRKDKSTPCKSRICTMLPDPLDKTRHVVVDVVLAHIHPRCSDHEVNKVAQRKRLSVMMMNDAYSTTQPKRARLYERANAGMNPPEFIYGSIDSSTVEASFQLDFEDKDRVYMLRRRDGRVMVCIDGHLYYLAGKSYKGDIFRWTCVRKRDIECTARICTEATLAGAHRLHAVDTDAHIHPHYSAAKLMHMFSKHQIVLVEDENTSDVLAECPNLEYFDPENTFDTAQRGDDLESIIIEECEDNYDIYMRTDGSQGEGIQGNEELESQEGDDESSLLDPKIHHSSKWPAAFDVIANYLPPPSHNPLTETDLTKFTFLPSAKGRKVLCLSQHLFHFDSQSRSNGHMFFTCINRRDKANTCHVRITLDPLENGPVVLRINGEHTHDPDIKEIARRLKQQAKLDQDNAHKLQKIEHAEEISFESDEGSASQGGDTFEAENSVDESYEPIDTRNVVMKKVISIDGAIKMEPESKANMIVQYLKDGANNISAKIEILPDALDELEPHAAYASTPLPKVRQPQITNIRRRRDVAEPAKGAQPDMDLSKICTLRSAKGHELLCVDGYIYHAKNRGVISRNYWVCIKSRDPDINCKSRISTATQKDGSIRVLRVYNSHSHPFSEDDIKRRLYNEINKKNNKNLKFRPLHFIGKSLDQIQQEFGDLAIERLNVSNISSDIVVHKKPRISGSNNSRSVSQRADSHHEDDDVVIVEEEYQEQEEGVEMTMEGDQQYVDVDNTDGIIEVVEEVADEMEGYGSIVPIYTMKLYAVSDGPPSLAVRMCLKALDIQYQLINVDFCAMEHRSEEYSKINPQKEIPVLDDDGFYLSESIAIMQYLCDKYAPDSTLYPQDVNVRAVINQRLCFNMGFYYAPISAHSMAPIFFDYKRTPMSLKKVQNALEVFETYLERLGTKYAAGDNITIADFALISATICLEAINFDLQQYPLVNKWYETFKVEYPQLWEIANSGMQEISAFEQNPPDLSHMEHPFHPTRKSKGLK; this is translated from the exons ATGGAGACGCCCGTCGAGGAGCACGGCATGGACCTGTCCAAGGTGTCCGTGGTGCGCTCCGCCAAGGGCGTGGATATGCTTTGCGTGGACGACTATCTGTACCACTTCGATCGCATCGGGCGGAACAACACCTACCGATGGCTGTGCAACAGGCGCAAGGACAAGTCCACTCCCTGCAAGTCCCGCATCTGCACCATGCTGCCCGATCCGCTGGACAAGACGCGCCACGTCGTCGTGGACGTCGTTCTGGCCCACATCCACCCGCGCTGCAGCGATCACGAGGTCAACAAGGTGGCCCAGCGCAAGCGGCTCTCCGTAATGATGATGAACGACGCATACAGCACCACCCAGCCGAAGAGAGCACGCCTGTACGAGCGCGCCAACGCCGGCATGAATCCGCCGGAGTTCATCTACGGAAGCATCGACTCCTCCACCGTGGAGGCCTCGTTCCAGTTGGACTTTGAG GACAAGGACCGTGTGTACATGCTACGGCGCCGCGATGGCCGCGTGATGGTCTGCATCGATGGGCATCTGTACTACCTGGCCGGGAAGTCCTACAAGGGCGACATATTCCGATGGACCTGTGTGCGCAAGCGTGACATTGAGTGCACGGCCAGGATCTGCACGGAGGCGACTTTGGCGGGAGCACATCGCCTGCATGCCGTCGACACGGATGCGCACATTCATCCGCACTACTCGGCCGCCAAGCTGATGCACATGTTTTCGAAGCACCAAATCGTGTTGGTGGAGGACGAAAATACCTCGGATGTGCTGGCAGAGTGCCCCAATCTCGAGTACTTCGATCCGGAAAACACCTTCGACACAGCTCAGCGGGGCGATGACTTGGAATCCATAATAATCGAGGAGTGCGAGGATAACTACGATATATACATGAGAACGGACGGGAGCCAAGGTGAAGGGATTCAAGGCAACGAAGAGCTCGAGAGCCAGGAAGGGGACGACGAGTCTTCGCTGCTGGACCCGAAAATACACCACAGCTCCAAGTGGCCAGCGGCATTCGACGTAATTGCCAACTATCTGCCGCCGCCGAGCCACAATCCGCTCACGGAGACCGACTTGACCAAGTTCACATTTCTTCCCTCGGCCAAGGGTCGTAAGGTGCTGTGCTTGAGTCAGCACCTGTTCCACTTCGACTCGCAAAGCAGGTCCAACGGCCACATGTTCTTCACATGCATAAACCGACGCGACAAGGCCAACACTTGTCACGTCCGCATTACCCTAGACCCGCTTGAAAACGGACCAGTAGTGCTTCGTATCAATGGGGAGCACACGCACGATCCAGATATAAAAGAAATTGCTCGCCGGCTTAAGCAGCAGGCCAAGCTGGATCAGGACAATGCGCACAAGCTGCAAAAGATCGAGCACGCTGAAGAGATTAGTTTCGAAAGCGACGAGGGTTCGGCCAGCCAGGGAGGCGATACCTTCGAGGCGGAGAACAGCGTCGACGAAAGCTACGAGCCCATTGACACGCGTAATGTGGTTATGAAGAAGGTGATTAGCATCGATGGCGCCATCAAAATGGAACCAGAATCGAAAGCGAACATGATAGTGCAGTACCTTAAGGACGGAGCGAACAACATAAGCGCCAAGATCGAGATACTGCCCGACGCACTAGATGAGCTCGAACCACACGCTGCTTATGCATCCACGCCTTTGCCGAAAGTTCGACAGCCGCAGATCACCAATATACGTAGACGACGCGATGTAGCAGAGCCAGCGAAGGGCGCCCAGCCGGACATGGACCTCTCAAAGATTTGTACCCTGAGATCTGCCAAGGGGCACGAACTGCTGTGCGTCGATGGCTATATATACCACGCCAAGAACCGCGGCGTCATCTCGCGCAACTATTGGGTGTGCATCAAAAGCCGCGATCCGGACATCAATTGCAAGAGCCGCATCTCGACGGCCACCCAAAAGGATGGCTCTATTCGTGTGCTCCGTGTTTACAACAGTCACAGCCATCCTTTCAGCGAGGACGACATCAAGCGGAGGCTGTACAACGAGATCAACAAGAAGAATAACAAGAACCTAAAGTTTCGGCCGCTGCACTTCATCGGCAAATCGTTGGATCAGATTCAGCAGGAGTTCGGTGATTTGGCCATCGAGCGCCTGAATGTGTCTAACATCAGCAGCGACATTGTGGTTCACAAGAAGCCTCGAATTAGCGGCAGTAATAACAGCAGATCCGTGTCCCAAAGAGCGGATTCTCACCATGAGGACGATGATGTTGTTATCGTGGAGGAAGAGTACCAGGAGCAAGAGGAAGGCGTCGAAATGACCATGGAAGGCGATCAACAATACGTGGATGTGGACAACACAGATGGCATCATTGAGGTTGTCGAGGAAGTAGCCGATGAAATGGAAGGCTACGGCTCTATTGT ACCCATATACACCATGAAACTCTACGCCGTATCCGATGGGCCGCCTTCCCTGGCCGTTCGCATGTGCCTGAAGGCCTTGGATATACAATATCAACTGATCAACGTGGACTTCTGTGCCATGGAACATCGCTCTGAGGAGTACTCGAAG ATTAATCCGCAAAAGGAGATACCCGTGCTGGACGACGACGGTTTCTATCTATCGGAGAGCATTGCCATTATGCAATACCTCTGCGACAAGTACGCGCCGGATTCAACGCTGTATCCGCAGGACGTCAATGTGAGAGCAGTGATCAATCAGCGGCTATGCTTTAACATGGGGTTCTACTACGCCCCCATATCCGCCCACAGCATGGCGCCCATTTTCTTCGACTACAAACGTACGCCCATGTCGCTGAAGAAGGTGCAGAACGCACTTGAGGTGTTCGAAACCTATTTGGAGCGACTGGGCACTAAGTACGCGGCAGGCGACAACATAACCATTGCAGACTTCGCTCTCATTTCGGCCACGATCTGCTTGGAGGCAATCAACTTTGACTTGCAGCAGTATCCGTTGGTGAACAAGTGGTACGAAACCTTCAAGGTGGAATACCCGCAGCTGTGGGAGATCGCCAATAGCGGCATGCAGGAGATAAGTGCGTTTGAGCAGAACCCACCGGATCTGTCACACATGGAGCACCCATTCCATCCGACGCGCAAGTCTAAGGGCCTGAAGTAG
- the LOC6727050 gene encoding uncharacterized protein LOC6727050, translating to MAPSLEKQSYAELMENMKLCEAERIYALSNSVGRILDDAEARKVLRHFMMSEKKSMQCVDVYEKCAEFLGGHPKYESCDFKVLARLGLPPHLEQRLCYRLNNGDPISICLCLKNIQAECLSEVAESFSDFKESITKTRMNLKHKQLG from the exons ATGGCACCCAGTTTGGAAAAG CAAAGTTATGCGGAACTAATGGAGAACATGAAACTGTGCGAGGCGGAAAGGATATACGCGCTATCGAACAGTGTCGGAAGAATCCTGGATGACGCGGAGGCCCGAAAGGTCCTAAGGCACTTCATGATGAGCGAAAAGAAGTCCATGCAGTGCGTGGACGTCTATGAGAAGTGCGCCGAGTTTCTTGGGGGGCACCCGAAGTACGAGTCCTGCGACTTTAAGGTCCTGGCCCGACTGGGATTGCCCCCCCATCTGGAACAGCGCCTATGTTATCGATTAAACAATGGTGATCCCATTTCCATCTGCCTCTGCCTTAAAAATATCCAGGCGGAATGTCTCAGTGAGGTGGCCGAGTCCTTTAGCGACTTCAAGGAATCTATCACAAAAACTCGGATGAATCTTAAACATAAGCAACTAGGATAA
- the LOC6727051 gene encoding GPN-loop GTPase 3: MRFAQIIVGPAGSGKSTYCSLMQQYAMDCKRNIQVVNLDPAAEHFTYNPLTDIRDLIHLDDAMEDEELHYGPNGGLIFCLEFLIENQEWLKDQLCGGENELMVGEPDDDYILFDMPGQIELFTHLKMGRQLVELLESWNFRTCVVFCLDSQFMVDGAKFISGTMAALSVMANMEQPHVNVLTKVDLLSSDARKQLEMYLEPDAHSLMGELTIGTGFGEKYAKLTQAIGALIEDFSLVRFFPLDSQDEESVGDLLLQIDNILQYGEDADVNVKDFDELEEGDQD; this comes from the exons ATGCGGTTCGCCCAAATAATTGTGGGCCCGGCAGGCAGTGGCAAG TCGACGTACTGCAGCTTAATGCAGCAATATGCGATGGACTGCAAGAGAAATATCCAGGTGGTGAACCTCGATCCGGCGGCGGAGCACTTCACCTACAACCCGCTGACCGACATTCGCGATCTGATCCACCTGGACGATGCCAtggaggacgaggagctgcACTACGGACCGAACGGCGGCCTAATCTTCTGCCTGGAGTTCTTGATCGAGAACCAGGAGTGGCTGAAGGATCAGCTCTGCGGCGGCGAGAACGAGCTGATGGTGGGCGAGCCGGACGATGACTACATCCTGTTCGACATGCCCGGCCAGATCGAGCTGTTCACTCACCTGAAGATGGGCAGGCAGCTGGTGGAACTGCTCGAGTCCTGGAACTTCCGCACATGCGTCGTCTTCTGCTTGGACTCGCAGTTCATGGTGGACGGCGCTAAGTTCATTTCCGGCACCATGGCCGCACTCAGTGTGATGGCCAACATGGAGCAGCCGCACGTCAACGTGCTGACCAAAGTGGATCTGCTGAGCAGCGATGCGCGGAAGCAGCTGGAGATGTACCTGGAACCGGATGCCCACAGTCTGATGGGGGAGCTGACCATCGGGACTGGTTTTGGCGAGAAATATGCAAAGCTTACGCAGGCTATTGGCGCGCTAATTGAGGATTTCAG TTTGGTGAGATTTTTCCCGTTGGATTCCCAGGACGAGGAGAGCGTGGGCGATCTTCTGCTGCAAATTGACAATATCTTGCAGTACGGCGAGGATGCAGACGTGAACGTTAAGGACTTTGATGAACTGGAGGAAGGGGATCAggattga
- the LOC6727052 gene encoding glutathione S-transferase 1-1 isoform X3 codes for MKLYAVSDGPPSLAVRMCLKALDIQYQLINVDFCAMEHRSEEYSKINPQKEIPVLDDDGFYLSESIAIMQYLCDKYAPDSTLYPQDVNVRAVINQRLCFNMGFYYAPISAHSMAPIFFDYKRTPMSLKKVQNALEVFETYLERLGTKYAAGDNITIADFALISATICLEAINFDLQQYPLVNKWYETFKVEYPQLWEIANSGMQEISAFEQNPPDLSHMEHPFHPTRKSKGLK; via the exons ATGAAACTCTACGCCGTATCCGATGGGCCGCCTTCCCTGGCCGTTCGCATGTGCCTGAAGGCCTTGGATATACAATATCAACTGATCAACGTGGACTTCTGTGCCATGGAACATCGCTCTGAGGAGTACTCGAAG ATTAATCCGCAAAAGGAGATACCCGTGCTGGACGACGACGGTTTCTATCTATCGGAGAGCATTGCCATTATGCAATACCTCTGCGACAAGTACGCGCCGGATTCAACGCTGTATCCGCAGGACGTCAATGTGAGAGCAGTGATCAATCAGCGGCTATGCTTTAACATGGGGTTCTACTACGCCCCCATATCCGCCCACAGCATGGCGCCCATTTTCTTCGACTACAAACGTACGCCCATGTCGCTGAAGAAGGTGCAGAACGCACTTGAGGTGTTCGAAACCTATTTGGAGCGACTGGGCACTAAGTACGCGGCAGGCGACAACATAACCATTGCAGACTTCGCTCTCATTTCGGCCACGATCTGCTTGGAGGCAATCAACTTTGACTTGCAGCAGTATCCGTTGGTGAACAAGTGGTACGAAACCTTCAAGGTGGAATACCCGCAGCTGTGGGAGATCGCCAATAGCGGCATGCAGGAGATAAGTGCGTTTGAGCAGAACCCACCGGATCTGTCACACATGGAGCACCCATTCCATCCGACGCGCAAGTCTAAGGGCCTGAAGTAG